In Scleropages formosus chromosome 10, fSclFor1.1, whole genome shotgun sequence, a single genomic region encodes these proteins:
- the LOC108938327 gene encoding clathrin heavy chain 1-like isoform X1 gives MAQILPIRFQEHLQLQNLGINPANIGFSTLTMESDKFICVREKVGEQAQVVIIDMNDPNTPIRRPISADSAIMNPASKVIALKDAAKTLQIFNIEMKSKMKAHTMSDDVTFWKWISLNTVALVTDNAVYHWSMEGDSQPVKVFDRHSSLAGCQIINYRTDAKQKWLLLIGISAQQNRVVGAMQLYSVDRKVSQPIEGHAASFAQFKMEGNAEESTLFCFAVRGQAGGKLHIIEVGTPPTGNQPFPKKAVDVFFPPEAQNDFPVAMQISSKQDVVFLITKYGYIHLYDLETGTCIYMNRISGETIFVTAPHEATSGIIGVNRKGQVLSVCVEEENIIPYITNVLQNSDLALRMAVRNNLAGAEELFARKFNNLFAAGSYSEAAKVAANAPKGILRTPDTIRRFQSVPAQPGQTSPLLQYFGILLDQGQLNKFESLELCRPVLQQGRKQLLEKWLKEDKLECSEELGDLVKSVDPTLALSVYLRANVPNKVIQCFAETGQFQKIVLYAKKVGYTPDWIFLLRNVMRISPEQGLQFSQMLVQDEEPLADITQIVDVFMEYNLIQQCTSFLLDALKNNRPSEGPLQTRLLEMNLMHAPQVADAILGNQMFTHYDRAHIAQLCEKAGLLQRALEHYTDLYDIKRAVVHTHLLNPEWLVNFFGSLSVEDSLECLRAMLSANIRQNLQICVQVASKYHEQLSTQSLTELFESFKSFEGLFYFLGSIVNFSQDPEVHFKYIQAACKTGQIKEVERICRESNCYDAERVKNFLKEAKLTDQLPLIIVCDRFDFVHDLVLYLYRNNLQKYIEIYVQKVNPSRLPVVIGGLLDVDCSEDIIKNLILVVRGQFSTDELVAEVEKRNRLKLLLPWLEARIHEGCEEPATHNALAKIYIDSNNNPERFLRENPFYDSRVVGKYCEKRDPHLACVAYERGQCDQELIHVCNENSLFKSLSRYLVRRKDPELWASVLLETNPYRRPLIDQVVQTALSETQDPEEVSVTVKAFMTADLPNELIELLEKIVLDNSVFSEHRNLQNLLILTAIKADRTRVMEYINRLDNYDAPDIANIAISNELFEEAFAIFRKFDVNTSAVQVLIEHIGNLDRAYEFAERCNEPAVWSQLGKAQLLKGLVKEAIDSYIKADDPSAYMEVVQAAGQSGNWEDLVKFLLMARKKARESYVETELIFALAKTNRLAELEEFINGPNNAHIQQVGDRCYDEKMYEAAKLLYNNVSNFGRLASTLVHLGEYQAAVDGARKANSTRTWKEVCFACVDGKEFRLAQMCGLHIVVHADELEELINYYQDRGYFEELITMLEAALGLERAHMGMFTELAILYSKFKPQKMREHLELFWSRVNIPKVLRAAEQAHLWAELVFLYDKYEEYDNAIITMMNHPSDAWKEGQFKDIITKVANVELYYKAIQFYLEFKPLLLNDLLIVLSPRLDHTRSVNFFSKVKQLPLVKPYLRSVQNHNNKSVNEALNNLFIAEEDYQALRTSIDAYDNFDNISLAQSLEKHELIEFRRIAAYLFKGNNRWKQSVELCKKDKLYKDAMQYASESKDIELAEELLQWFLQEGKKECFAACLFTCYDLLRPDVVLETAWRHNIMEFSMPYFIQVMREYLTKVDAIKEKVDKLDASESLRKEEEQATETQPIVYGTPQLMLTAGPSMGVPPQQAYGYGYAAPTGYGQPQQAQPGFGYSM, from the exons CTCCAAAACCTGGGCATAAATCCCGCCAATATTGGGTTCAGCACTCTGACTATGGAGTCGGATAAGTTCATCTGCGTTCGCGAGAAGGTCGGTGAACAGGCTCAGGTGGTAATCATTGATATGAACGACCCAAACACCCCTATCCGTCGGCCCATCTCTGCAGACAGCGCCATCATGAACCCTGCCAGCAAGGTTATTGCTCTGAAAG ATG CGGCAAAAACTCTTCAAATTTTCAACATTGAGATGAAGAGCAAGATGAAGGCTCATACCATGTCAGATGACGTCACCTTTTGGAAATGGATCTCCCTCAACACGGTTGCGCTGGTTACAGACAATGCCGTCTACCATTGGAGCATGGAGGGAGACTCCCAGCCAGTTAAAGTCTTTGACCGGCATTCGAGCCTGGCAGGCTGTCAAATTATCAACTACCGCACTGATGCCAAGCAAAAGTGGCTGCTCCTTATTGGTATCTCTGCACAG CAAAACCGGGTTGTGGGTGCCATGCAGCTGTACTCCGTGGACAGAAAGGTCTCCCAGCCAATTGAGGGCCATGCAGCCAGCTTTGCTCAGTTTAAAATGGAGGGCAATGCAGAAGAATCCAcccttttctgttttgctgttaGGGGTCAAGCTGGGGGGAAG TTGCATATTATTGAGGTGGGGACACCTCCAACAGGGAACCAGCCCTTTCCAAAGAAAGCCGTGGATGTGTTTTTCCCCCCTGAAGCCCAGAATGACTTTCCAGTAGCCATGCAG ATTAGTTCTAAGCAGGACGTTGTCTTTCTCATCACCAAATACGGCTACATCCACCTCTATGATCTGGAAACGGGCACTTGCATCTACATGAATAGGATTAGTGGGGAGACCATTTTTGTGACGGCCCCCCATGAAGCTACATCTGGCATCATTGGAGTCAACCGGAAAGGACAG GTGCTTTCTGTATGCGTGGAGGAAGAGAACATCATCCCTTACATCACCAACGTGCTGCAGAACTCAGACCTGGCCCTTCGCATGGCTGTGCGAAACAACTTGGCTGGTGCTGAAGAGCTCTTTGCGCGCAAGTTCAACAATCTGTTTGCAGCTGGAAGCTATTCAGAGGCTGCAAAAGTAGCAGCCAATGCACCAAAG GGAATCCTGCGTACACCTGACACCATCAGGCGGTTCCAAAGTGTCCCAGCCCAACCAGGCCAGACATCCCCCCTGCTCCAGTACTTTGGCATCCTGCTGGATCAGGGCCAGCTCAACAAGTTTGAGTCTCTGGAGCTTTGCAGGCCTGTCCTGCAACAAGGCCGCAAGCAGCTTCTGGAAAAGTGGCTGAAGGAGGACAAG CTGGAGTGCTCAGAGGAGCTGGGCGATCTGGTAAAGTCTGTGGACCCAACTCTGGCCCTCAGTGTGTACCTGAGAGCCAATGTTCCCAACAAGGTCATCCAGTGCTTTGCAGAGACCGGACAGTTCCAGAAAATTGTACTGTATGCCAAAAAG GTTGGATACACTCCTGACTGGATCTTTTTGTTACGCAATGTGATGCGCAtcagtcctgagcagggtctgCAGTTCTCCCAGATGTTGGTGCAGGATGAGGAGCCCCTGGCTGACATCACGCAG ATAGTTGACGTCTTCATGGAGTACAACCTGATCCAGCAGTGCACCTCCTTCCTGCTTGACGCTTTGAAGAACAACCGCCCTTCAGAGGGACCTCTGCAGACCCGTTTACTGGAGATGAATCTCATGCACGCTCCACAG GTCGCTGATGCAATCCTGGGCAATCAGATGTTCACACACTATGACCGTGCCCACATTGCCCAACTGTGTGAGAAGGCAGGTCTTCTCCAGAGAGCACTGGAGCACTACACTGACCTGTACGATATCAAACGAGCCGTGGTCCACACTCACCTACTCAACCCAGAG TGGCTAGTGAACTTCTTTGGCTCCTTGTCTGTGGAGGATTCCCTTGAGTGTCTGCGGGCCATGCTTTCCGCCAACATCCGTCAGAACCTGCAGATATGCGTCCAGGTGGCCTCGAAATACCATGAGCAGCTGTCCACCCAGTCCCTCACTGAACTTTTTGAGTCCTTCAAGAGTTTTGAGG GCCTTTTCTACTTCCTCGGCTCCATTGTGAACTTCAGCCAGGACCCCGAGGTTCACTTTAAGTACATCCAGGCAGCCTGTAAAACTGGCCAAATCAAAGAAGTTGAGCGGATCTGCCGGGAAAGCAACTGTTACGATGCCGAACGTGTGAAGAACTTCCTGAAG GAGGCAAAGCTGACTGACCAGCTGCCACTTATTATTGTgtgtgatcgctttgactttgtccaCGACCTCGTCCTCTACCTCTACCGCAACAACCTACAAAAGTACATTGAGATCTACGTGCAGAAG GTAAATCCAAGCCGCTTGCCTGTGGTGATTGGAGGGCTGCTCGATGTGGACTGCTCCGAGGACATCATCAAGAACCTCATCTTAGTGGTGAGGGGCCAGTTCTCCACTGATGAGCTCGTGGCTGAGGTTGAGAAAAGAAACCG ACTGAAGCTCCTGTTGCCATGGCTGGAGGCTCGCATCCATGAGGGCTGTGAAGAGCCTGCCACTCATAACGCTTTGGCCAAGATCTACATCGATAGCAACAACAATCCAGAGCGATTCCTGCGGGAGAATCCCTTCTATGACAGCCGTGTCGTGGGGAAGTACTGTGAGAAGCGGGACCCTCACCTGGCCTGTGTCGCTTATGAGCGAGGACAGTGTGACCAGGAGCTCATTCAT GTCTGCAATGAAAATTCTCTATTCAAAAGTCTGTCACGGTACTTGGTGCGGCGCAAAGATCCTGAACTTTGGGCCAGTGTTCTCCTGGAGACTAATCCCTACCGGAGGCCTTTGATAGACCAG GTGGTACAGACAGCCCTTTCTGAGACTCAGGACCCAGAAGAGGTATCTGTCACTGTGAAGGCCTTTATGACTGCTGACCTTCCCAATGAGCTCATTGAACTCctggaaaaaattgttttggaCAACTCGGTTTTTAGCGAGCACAG AAACCTACAGAACCTCCTGATACTCACAGCCATAAAAGCAGACCGAACTCGTGTAATGGAGTACATTAATCGCCTGGATAACTATGATGCGCCTGACATCGCCAACATAGCCATTAGTAATGAGCTGTTTGAGGAGGCCTTTGCCATCTTCAGGAAGTTTGATGTCAACACCTCTGCAGTGCAG GTTCTTATTGAACACATTGGCAATTTGGACCGGGCATATGAGTTTGCTGAGCGCTGCAACGAGCCTGCCGTGTGGAGCCAGCTTGGCAAAGCCCAGCTACTGAAGGGCCTGGTAAAGGAGGCCATCGACTCCTACATCAAAGCTGATGATCCATCAGCATACATGGAAGTTGTCCAGGCTGCTGGTCAGAGTG gaaactgggAAGATCTTGTGAAGTTCCTGCTGATGGCCCGGAAGAAGGCTCGCGAATCATACGTGGAGACTGAGCTCATATTTGCTTTGGCTAAAACTAACCGCCTTGCTGAGCTCGAGGAGTTCATCAATGGGCCTAATAATGCCCACATCCAGCAA GTTGGTGATCGATGCTACgatgaaaaaatgtatgaagCAGCAAAGTTACTGTACAACAATGTCTCTAACTTTGGCCGGTTAGCCTCTACTCTAGTCCACTTGGGAGAATACCAGGCTGCTGTTGATGGAGCCCGCAAGGCCAACAGCACACGGACCTGGAAGGAA GTGTGTTTTGCCTGTGTAGATGGAAAAGAGTTCCGTTTGGCCCAGATGTGTGGCTTGCACATTGTGGTCCATGCTGATGAACTGGAGGAGCTCATCAACTACTACCAG GACCGTGGCTACTTTGAGGAGCTCATCACTATGCTGGAGGCAGCTCTGGGCCTAGAGAGAGCCCACATGGGTATGTTCACAGAGCTGGCCATCCTCTACTCCAAGTTCAAACCACAGAAGATGAGAGAGCATCTGGAGCTTTTCTGGTCCCGAGTCAATATTCCAAAG GTGCTGAGGGCTGCTGAGCAGGCACATCTTTGGGCAGAGCTTGTCTTTCTCTATGACAAGTATGAGGAGTATGACAATGCCATCATCACCATGATGAACCATCCATCAGATGCTTGGAAGGAAGGACAGTTCAAGGACATCATCACAAAA GTGGCCAATGTGGAGCTTTACTACAAAGCCATCCAGTTTTATTTAGAGTTCAAACCTCTGTTACTGAATGACCTCCTTATCGTCCTGTCTCCCCGACTTGACCATACTCGATCTGTCAACTTCTTCAGCAAG GTTAAGCAGCTTCCACTAGTCAAGCCCTACTTGAGATCTGTACAAAATCATAACAACAAGTCAGTCAATGAAGCACTGAACAACCTCTTCATCGCAGAAGAAGATTACCAG GCTCTGCGCACATCTATAGATGCCTATGACAACTTTGACAACATCTCCCTGGCCCAGAGCCTGGAGAAACATGAGCTTATTGAGTTCAGGAGAATTGCAGCTTACCTCTTCAAGGGCAACAATCGCTGGAAGCAGAGTGTGGAGCTCTGTAAGAAGGACAAACTGTACAAG GATGCCATGCAATATGCATCAGAGTCTAAAGACATTGAGTTGGCAGAGGAGCTGCTTCAGTGGTTCCTGCAGGAAGGGAAGAAGGAGTGttttgctgcctgcctgttcaCCTGCTACGATCTTCTGCGCCCTGATGTGGTCTTGGAGACTGCTTGGAGGCATAACATTATGGAATTCTCCATGCCTTATTTCATCCAGGTCATGAGAGAGTACCTGACCAAG GTCGATGCAATTAAGGAAAAG GTGGATAAGTTGGATGCCTCTGAGTCCTTGAggaaagaggaggagcaggCTACAGAGACGCAGCCCATTGTCTATG GCACACCTCAGCTGATGCTCACTGCAGGACCCAGTATGGGTGTCCCTCCCCAGCAGGCCTATGGCTATGGCTATGCCGCACCAACTGGCTACGGGCAGCCCCAGCAAGCCCAGCCTGGCTTTGGCTACAGCATGTAG
- the LOC108938327 gene encoding clathrin heavy chain 1-like isoform X2, producing MAQILPIRFQEHLQLQNLGINPANIGFSTLTMESDKFICVREKVGEQAQVVIIDMNDPNTPIRRPISADSAIMNPASKVIALKAAKTLQIFNIEMKSKMKAHTMSDDVTFWKWISLNTVALVTDNAVYHWSMEGDSQPVKVFDRHSSLAGCQIINYRTDAKQKWLLLIGISAQQNRVVGAMQLYSVDRKVSQPIEGHAASFAQFKMEGNAEESTLFCFAVRGQAGGKLHIIEVGTPPTGNQPFPKKAVDVFFPPEAQNDFPVAMQISSKQDVVFLITKYGYIHLYDLETGTCIYMNRISGETIFVTAPHEATSGIIGVNRKGQVLSVCVEEENIIPYITNVLQNSDLALRMAVRNNLAGAEELFARKFNNLFAAGSYSEAAKVAANAPKGILRTPDTIRRFQSVPAQPGQTSPLLQYFGILLDQGQLNKFESLELCRPVLQQGRKQLLEKWLKEDKLECSEELGDLVKSVDPTLALSVYLRANVPNKVIQCFAETGQFQKIVLYAKKVGYTPDWIFLLRNVMRISPEQGLQFSQMLVQDEEPLADITQIVDVFMEYNLIQQCTSFLLDALKNNRPSEGPLQTRLLEMNLMHAPQVADAILGNQMFTHYDRAHIAQLCEKAGLLQRALEHYTDLYDIKRAVVHTHLLNPEWLVNFFGSLSVEDSLECLRAMLSANIRQNLQICVQVASKYHEQLSTQSLTELFESFKSFEGLFYFLGSIVNFSQDPEVHFKYIQAACKTGQIKEVERICRESNCYDAERVKNFLKEAKLTDQLPLIIVCDRFDFVHDLVLYLYRNNLQKYIEIYVQKVNPSRLPVVIGGLLDVDCSEDIIKNLILVVRGQFSTDELVAEVEKRNRLKLLLPWLEARIHEGCEEPATHNALAKIYIDSNNNPERFLRENPFYDSRVVGKYCEKRDPHLACVAYERGQCDQELIHVCNENSLFKSLSRYLVRRKDPELWASVLLETNPYRRPLIDQVVQTALSETQDPEEVSVTVKAFMTADLPNELIELLEKIVLDNSVFSEHRNLQNLLILTAIKADRTRVMEYINRLDNYDAPDIANIAISNELFEEAFAIFRKFDVNTSAVQVLIEHIGNLDRAYEFAERCNEPAVWSQLGKAQLLKGLVKEAIDSYIKADDPSAYMEVVQAAGQSGNWEDLVKFLLMARKKARESYVETELIFALAKTNRLAELEEFINGPNNAHIQQVGDRCYDEKMYEAAKLLYNNVSNFGRLASTLVHLGEYQAAVDGARKANSTRTWKEVCFACVDGKEFRLAQMCGLHIVVHADELEELINYYQDRGYFEELITMLEAALGLERAHMGMFTELAILYSKFKPQKMREHLELFWSRVNIPKVLRAAEQAHLWAELVFLYDKYEEYDNAIITMMNHPSDAWKEGQFKDIITKVANVELYYKAIQFYLEFKPLLLNDLLIVLSPRLDHTRSVNFFSKVKQLPLVKPYLRSVQNHNNKSVNEALNNLFIAEEDYQALRTSIDAYDNFDNISLAQSLEKHELIEFRRIAAYLFKGNNRWKQSVELCKKDKLYKDAMQYASESKDIELAEELLQWFLQEGKKECFAACLFTCYDLLRPDVVLETAWRHNIMEFSMPYFIQVMREYLTKVDAIKEKVDKLDASESLRKEEEQATETQPIVYGTPQLMLTAGPSMGVPPQQAYGYGYAAPTGYGQPQQAQPGFGYSM from the exons CTCCAAAACCTGGGCATAAATCCCGCCAATATTGGGTTCAGCACTCTGACTATGGAGTCGGATAAGTTCATCTGCGTTCGCGAGAAGGTCGGTGAACAGGCTCAGGTGGTAATCATTGATATGAACGACCCAAACACCCCTATCCGTCGGCCCATCTCTGCAGACAGCGCCATCATGAACCCTGCCAGCAAGGTTATTGCTCTGAAAG CGGCAAAAACTCTTCAAATTTTCAACATTGAGATGAAGAGCAAGATGAAGGCTCATACCATGTCAGATGACGTCACCTTTTGGAAATGGATCTCCCTCAACACGGTTGCGCTGGTTACAGACAATGCCGTCTACCATTGGAGCATGGAGGGAGACTCCCAGCCAGTTAAAGTCTTTGACCGGCATTCGAGCCTGGCAGGCTGTCAAATTATCAACTACCGCACTGATGCCAAGCAAAAGTGGCTGCTCCTTATTGGTATCTCTGCACAG CAAAACCGGGTTGTGGGTGCCATGCAGCTGTACTCCGTGGACAGAAAGGTCTCCCAGCCAATTGAGGGCCATGCAGCCAGCTTTGCTCAGTTTAAAATGGAGGGCAATGCAGAAGAATCCAcccttttctgttttgctgttaGGGGTCAAGCTGGGGGGAAG TTGCATATTATTGAGGTGGGGACACCTCCAACAGGGAACCAGCCCTTTCCAAAGAAAGCCGTGGATGTGTTTTTCCCCCCTGAAGCCCAGAATGACTTTCCAGTAGCCATGCAG ATTAGTTCTAAGCAGGACGTTGTCTTTCTCATCACCAAATACGGCTACATCCACCTCTATGATCTGGAAACGGGCACTTGCATCTACATGAATAGGATTAGTGGGGAGACCATTTTTGTGACGGCCCCCCATGAAGCTACATCTGGCATCATTGGAGTCAACCGGAAAGGACAG GTGCTTTCTGTATGCGTGGAGGAAGAGAACATCATCCCTTACATCACCAACGTGCTGCAGAACTCAGACCTGGCCCTTCGCATGGCTGTGCGAAACAACTTGGCTGGTGCTGAAGAGCTCTTTGCGCGCAAGTTCAACAATCTGTTTGCAGCTGGAAGCTATTCAGAGGCTGCAAAAGTAGCAGCCAATGCACCAAAG GGAATCCTGCGTACACCTGACACCATCAGGCGGTTCCAAAGTGTCCCAGCCCAACCAGGCCAGACATCCCCCCTGCTCCAGTACTTTGGCATCCTGCTGGATCAGGGCCAGCTCAACAAGTTTGAGTCTCTGGAGCTTTGCAGGCCTGTCCTGCAACAAGGCCGCAAGCAGCTTCTGGAAAAGTGGCTGAAGGAGGACAAG CTGGAGTGCTCAGAGGAGCTGGGCGATCTGGTAAAGTCTGTGGACCCAACTCTGGCCCTCAGTGTGTACCTGAGAGCCAATGTTCCCAACAAGGTCATCCAGTGCTTTGCAGAGACCGGACAGTTCCAGAAAATTGTACTGTATGCCAAAAAG GTTGGATACACTCCTGACTGGATCTTTTTGTTACGCAATGTGATGCGCAtcagtcctgagcagggtctgCAGTTCTCCCAGATGTTGGTGCAGGATGAGGAGCCCCTGGCTGACATCACGCAG ATAGTTGACGTCTTCATGGAGTACAACCTGATCCAGCAGTGCACCTCCTTCCTGCTTGACGCTTTGAAGAACAACCGCCCTTCAGAGGGACCTCTGCAGACCCGTTTACTGGAGATGAATCTCATGCACGCTCCACAG GTCGCTGATGCAATCCTGGGCAATCAGATGTTCACACACTATGACCGTGCCCACATTGCCCAACTGTGTGAGAAGGCAGGTCTTCTCCAGAGAGCACTGGAGCACTACACTGACCTGTACGATATCAAACGAGCCGTGGTCCACACTCACCTACTCAACCCAGAG TGGCTAGTGAACTTCTTTGGCTCCTTGTCTGTGGAGGATTCCCTTGAGTGTCTGCGGGCCATGCTTTCCGCCAACATCCGTCAGAACCTGCAGATATGCGTCCAGGTGGCCTCGAAATACCATGAGCAGCTGTCCACCCAGTCCCTCACTGAACTTTTTGAGTCCTTCAAGAGTTTTGAGG GCCTTTTCTACTTCCTCGGCTCCATTGTGAACTTCAGCCAGGACCCCGAGGTTCACTTTAAGTACATCCAGGCAGCCTGTAAAACTGGCCAAATCAAAGAAGTTGAGCGGATCTGCCGGGAAAGCAACTGTTACGATGCCGAACGTGTGAAGAACTTCCTGAAG GAGGCAAAGCTGACTGACCAGCTGCCACTTATTATTGTgtgtgatcgctttgactttgtccaCGACCTCGTCCTCTACCTCTACCGCAACAACCTACAAAAGTACATTGAGATCTACGTGCAGAAG GTAAATCCAAGCCGCTTGCCTGTGGTGATTGGAGGGCTGCTCGATGTGGACTGCTCCGAGGACATCATCAAGAACCTCATCTTAGTGGTGAGGGGCCAGTTCTCCACTGATGAGCTCGTGGCTGAGGTTGAGAAAAGAAACCG ACTGAAGCTCCTGTTGCCATGGCTGGAGGCTCGCATCCATGAGGGCTGTGAAGAGCCTGCCACTCATAACGCTTTGGCCAAGATCTACATCGATAGCAACAACAATCCAGAGCGATTCCTGCGGGAGAATCCCTTCTATGACAGCCGTGTCGTGGGGAAGTACTGTGAGAAGCGGGACCCTCACCTGGCCTGTGTCGCTTATGAGCGAGGACAGTGTGACCAGGAGCTCATTCAT GTCTGCAATGAAAATTCTCTATTCAAAAGTCTGTCACGGTACTTGGTGCGGCGCAAAGATCCTGAACTTTGGGCCAGTGTTCTCCTGGAGACTAATCCCTACCGGAGGCCTTTGATAGACCAG GTGGTACAGACAGCCCTTTCTGAGACTCAGGACCCAGAAGAGGTATCTGTCACTGTGAAGGCCTTTATGACTGCTGACCTTCCCAATGAGCTCATTGAACTCctggaaaaaattgttttggaCAACTCGGTTTTTAGCGAGCACAG AAACCTACAGAACCTCCTGATACTCACAGCCATAAAAGCAGACCGAACTCGTGTAATGGAGTACATTAATCGCCTGGATAACTATGATGCGCCTGACATCGCCAACATAGCCATTAGTAATGAGCTGTTTGAGGAGGCCTTTGCCATCTTCAGGAAGTTTGATGTCAACACCTCTGCAGTGCAG GTTCTTATTGAACACATTGGCAATTTGGACCGGGCATATGAGTTTGCTGAGCGCTGCAACGAGCCTGCCGTGTGGAGCCAGCTTGGCAAAGCCCAGCTACTGAAGGGCCTGGTAAAGGAGGCCATCGACTCCTACATCAAAGCTGATGATCCATCAGCATACATGGAAGTTGTCCAGGCTGCTGGTCAGAGTG gaaactgggAAGATCTTGTGAAGTTCCTGCTGATGGCCCGGAAGAAGGCTCGCGAATCATACGTGGAGACTGAGCTCATATTTGCTTTGGCTAAAACTAACCGCCTTGCTGAGCTCGAGGAGTTCATCAATGGGCCTAATAATGCCCACATCCAGCAA GTTGGTGATCGATGCTACgatgaaaaaatgtatgaagCAGCAAAGTTACTGTACAACAATGTCTCTAACTTTGGCCGGTTAGCCTCTACTCTAGTCCACTTGGGAGAATACCAGGCTGCTGTTGATGGAGCCCGCAAGGCCAACAGCACACGGACCTGGAAGGAA GTGTGTTTTGCCTGTGTAGATGGAAAAGAGTTCCGTTTGGCCCAGATGTGTGGCTTGCACATTGTGGTCCATGCTGATGAACTGGAGGAGCTCATCAACTACTACCAG GACCGTGGCTACTTTGAGGAGCTCATCACTATGCTGGAGGCAGCTCTGGGCCTAGAGAGAGCCCACATGGGTATGTTCACAGAGCTGGCCATCCTCTACTCCAAGTTCAAACCACAGAAGATGAGAGAGCATCTGGAGCTTTTCTGGTCCCGAGTCAATATTCCAAAG GTGCTGAGGGCTGCTGAGCAGGCACATCTTTGGGCAGAGCTTGTCTTTCTCTATGACAAGTATGAGGAGTATGACAATGCCATCATCACCATGATGAACCATCCATCAGATGCTTGGAAGGAAGGACAGTTCAAGGACATCATCACAAAA GTGGCCAATGTGGAGCTTTACTACAAAGCCATCCAGTTTTATTTAGAGTTCAAACCTCTGTTACTGAATGACCTCCTTATCGTCCTGTCTCCCCGACTTGACCATACTCGATCTGTCAACTTCTTCAGCAAG GTTAAGCAGCTTCCACTAGTCAAGCCCTACTTGAGATCTGTACAAAATCATAACAACAAGTCAGTCAATGAAGCACTGAACAACCTCTTCATCGCAGAAGAAGATTACCAG GCTCTGCGCACATCTATAGATGCCTATGACAACTTTGACAACATCTCCCTGGCCCAGAGCCTGGAGAAACATGAGCTTATTGAGTTCAGGAGAATTGCAGCTTACCTCTTCAAGGGCAACAATCGCTGGAAGCAGAGTGTGGAGCTCTGTAAGAAGGACAAACTGTACAAG GATGCCATGCAATATGCATCAGAGTCTAAAGACATTGAGTTGGCAGAGGAGCTGCTTCAGTGGTTCCTGCAGGAAGGGAAGAAGGAGTGttttgctgcctgcctgttcaCCTGCTACGATCTTCTGCGCCCTGATGTGGTCTTGGAGACTGCTTGGAGGCATAACATTATGGAATTCTCCATGCCTTATTTCATCCAGGTCATGAGAGAGTACCTGACCAAG GTCGATGCAATTAAGGAAAAG GTGGATAAGTTGGATGCCTCTGAGTCCTTGAggaaagaggaggagcaggCTACAGAGACGCAGCCCATTGTCTATG GCACACCTCAGCTGATGCTCACTGCAGGACCCAGTATGGGTGTCCCTCCCCAGCAGGCCTATGGCTATGGCTATGCCGCACCAACTGGCTACGGGCAGCCCCAGCAAGCCCAGCCTGGCTTTGGCTACAGCATGTAG